The following are from one region of the Streptomyces rubrogriseus genome:
- a CDS encoding aldo/keto reductase encodes MPFARLAAATTPTCHIGLGLAAVGRPGYINLGRDRDLPADRTVEALRERTHDLLDAAYAQGVRYFDAARSYGRSEEFLAGWLRDRPDVDDVVVGSKWGYTYTADWSTEAERHEVKDHGVATYDRQRAETDALLGDRLDLYQIHSLTPDSPALTDKELHARLAEAAAQGSTVGFSTSGPAQADAIRAALAVTVDGEPLFRTVQSTFNALDTSAGPALAEAHQAGLTVIVKEGMANGRLAEPHAPGVLKAVAEETALGCDAVALALVLRQPWAGVVLSGAATVNQLGSNLHAAVVDLDDDQVARLGALAEDPHVYWERRGQLPWH; translated from the coding sequence ATGCCCTTCGCCCGCCTGGCCGCGGCGACCACCCCCACCTGTCACATCGGGCTGGGACTCGCCGCCGTCGGCCGCCCCGGCTACATCAACCTCGGCCGCGACCGGGACCTGCCGGCCGACCGGACCGTCGAGGCGTTGCGCGAACGCACCCACGACCTCCTGGACGCCGCCTACGCGCAGGGCGTCCGCTACTTCGACGCGGCCCGCTCCTACGGCCGTTCGGAGGAGTTCCTGGCCGGCTGGCTCCGGGACCGCCCCGACGTCGACGACGTGGTGGTCGGCAGCAAGTGGGGCTACACCTACACGGCCGACTGGTCCACCGAGGCCGAGCGGCACGAGGTCAAGGACCACGGCGTCGCCACCTACGACCGGCAGCGCGCCGAGACCGACGCCCTGCTCGGCGACCGGCTCGACCTGTACCAGATCCACTCGCTCACCCCGGACAGCCCGGCCCTCACCGACAAGGAGCTGCACGCCAGGCTGGCCGAGGCCGCCGCGCAGGGCAGCACCGTCGGCTTCTCCACCAGCGGCCCCGCCCAGGCCGACGCCATCCGCGCCGCGCTCGCCGTGACCGTCGACGGCGAGCCCCTCTTCCGCACCGTCCAGTCGACGTTCAACGCGCTGGACACCTCCGCCGGACCCGCGCTGGCCGAGGCGCACCAGGCCGGGCTCACCGTGATCGTCAAGGAGGGCATGGCCAACGGCCGCCTCGCGGAGCCGCACGCTCCCGGCGTCCTGAAGGCCGTCGCCGAGGAGACGGCCCTGGGCTGCGACGCGGTCGCCCTCGCCCTGGTCCTGCGGCAGCCCTGGGCCGGTGTGGTCCTGTCCGGCGCGGCGACGGTCAACCAGCTCGGCTCCAACCTGCACGCCGCCGTGGTCGACCTCGACGACGACCAGGTGGCGCGCCTCGGCGCACTCGCCGAGGACCCGCACGTCTACTGGGAGCGCCGCGGGCAGCTGCCCTGGCACTGA
- a CDS encoding TetR/AcrR family transcriptional regulator codes for MAVDREQVLRSAAALLTRKSTATMDEVARAAGLSRATLHRHFAGRDALVRALESLGIAECEAALAAARTDEGPAADAVRRLVREMEPSAGLLAFLYTENQLFEGEEQNEGWARIDTGLTELFRRGQEGGEFRIDLTPAWLTEALYGLLASGAWAVAEGRVARNDFTHMIVELLLGGALRREEP; via the coding sequence ATGGCCGTCGATCGAGAACAGGTACTGCGCAGCGCCGCGGCCCTGCTGACCCGGAAGTCCACCGCGACCATGGACGAGGTCGCCAGGGCCGCCGGCCTCAGCCGGGCCACGCTGCACCGGCACTTCGCCGGGCGCGACGCCCTCGTCCGGGCGCTGGAGTCGCTGGGCATCGCCGAGTGCGAGGCCGCCCTCGCGGCGGCCCGCACCGACGAGGGCCCGGCGGCCGACGCGGTGCGCCGGCTGGTCCGCGAGATGGAACCCTCCGCCGGTCTGCTCGCCTTCCTCTACACCGAGAACCAGCTGTTCGAGGGCGAGGAGCAGAACGAGGGCTGGGCCCGCATCGACACCGGGCTCACCGAGCTGTTCCGCAGGGGTCAGGAGGGCGGCGAGTTCCGCATCGACCTCACGCCCGCCTGGCTCACCGAGGCGCTGTACGGCCTGCTGGCCTCCGGCGCCTGGGCGGTGGCCGAGGGCCGCGTGGCCCGCAACGACTTCACCCACATGATCGTCGAGCTGCTGCTCGGCGGCGCACTCCGGAGAGAGGAACCATGA
- a CDS encoding MFS transporter translates to MNRTLQPVHPTEAVKRPGRWLALSVLVLAVLLVAVDATVLGLATPYISEDLAPSGTQLLWIGDVYSFVIAGLLVSMGSLGDRIGRKRILLVGATAFGAISVLNAYAHSPEVMILARALLGVAGATLMPATLALIRNLFHDPRERSLAVGIWGAAASAGAAVGPVVGGFLLEHFWWGSVFLINLPVMAVLVVVGVKMLPESRNPNPGPWDLLSVVLSLVGMVGVVYAVKETAAHGFAWPTLVAGLLGAAALYGFVRRQLTMPVPLLDMRLFRNRGFSGAVLADLLTILGLSGLVFFLSQYLQLVQGRRPFEAGLAELPAAVGAVVAGLIAGRAARRFSVRAVVAGGLAAVGLALAALTVIGQHTGYPLLGAALLVVGLGAGFAFTVTADVILSSVPGEQAGAASAVSETAYELGAALGIAVLGSIVTGVYRDFTGPAGTPDAAHESLGGAVEAAAHLPGPAGEALLDSARQAFVDGLTLAAGVGAAVLLAAAAASWYLLRGQRLEDGVEHP, encoded by the coding sequence ATGAACCGCACCCTGCAGCCGGTCCACCCGACCGAGGCGGTGAAGCGCCCCGGCCGCTGGCTGGCGCTGTCCGTCCTGGTGCTGGCCGTGCTGCTGGTGGCCGTCGACGCGACCGTCCTCGGTCTCGCGACCCCCTACATCAGCGAGGACCTGGCACCCTCCGGCACCCAGCTGCTCTGGATCGGCGACGTCTACTCCTTCGTCATCGCCGGTCTGCTGGTCTCCATGGGCAGCCTCGGCGACCGCATCGGCCGCAAGCGCATCCTGCTCGTCGGCGCCACGGCGTTCGGCGCGATCTCCGTCCTCAACGCCTACGCGCACAGCCCCGAGGTGATGATCCTCGCCCGGGCCCTGCTCGGCGTCGCGGGCGCCACCCTGATGCCGGCCACCCTGGCCCTGATCCGCAACCTCTTCCACGACCCGCGCGAACGCAGCCTCGCCGTCGGCATCTGGGGCGCGGCCGCCTCCGCCGGTGCGGCGGTCGGCCCGGTGGTCGGCGGGTTCCTGCTGGAGCACTTCTGGTGGGGCTCCGTCTTCCTGATCAACCTGCCCGTGATGGCCGTCCTGGTCGTCGTCGGCGTGAAGATGCTGCCCGAGTCCCGCAACCCGAACCCGGGCCCCTGGGATCTGCTCAGCGTCGTCCTCTCCCTGGTCGGCATGGTCGGAGTCGTGTACGCGGTCAAGGAGACCGCCGCCCACGGGTTCGCCTGGCCCACGCTCGTCGCGGGGCTGCTGGGCGCCGCCGCGCTCTACGGCTTCGTCCGCCGCCAGCTGACCATGCCGGTCCCGCTGCTCGACATGCGGCTGTTCCGCAACCGCGGCTTCAGCGGCGCGGTCCTGGCCGACCTGCTGACCATCCTGGGCCTGTCGGGGCTGGTGTTCTTCCTCTCCCAGTACCTGCAACTCGTCCAGGGCAGGCGGCCCTTCGAAGCGGGCCTGGCCGAACTGCCCGCGGCCGTCGGCGCGGTGGTCGCCGGTCTGATCGCCGGCCGCGCGGCCCGGCGCTTCTCGGTCCGTGCCGTGGTCGCCGGCGGACTCGCCGCCGTCGGTCTCGCGCTCGCCGCGCTGACCGTCATCGGCCAGCACACGGGCTACCCGCTGCTCGGAGCGGCCCTGCTGGTCGTCGGCCTCGGCGCGGGCTTCGCGTTCACCGTCACCGCCGACGTGATCCTCTCCAGCGTCCCCGGTGAACAGGCGGGCGCCGCCTCCGCGGTCTCCGAGACGGCGTACGAACTCGGCGCCGCGCTCGGCATCGCGGTGCTCGGCTCCATCGTGACCGGCGTCTACCGCGACTTCACCGGGCCCGCGGGCACCCCGGACGCCGCCCACGAGTCACTGGGCGGCGCGGTGGAGGCCGCCGCCCACCTCCCCGGCCCCGCCGGCGAGGCGCTCCTCGACTCCGCCCGGCAGGCCTTCGTCGACGGCCTGACCCTCGCGGCGGGCGTAGGCGCCGCCGTGCTCCTGGCCGCCGCCGCGGCGTCCTGGTACCTGCTGCGCGGCCAGCGCCTGGAGGACGGGGTGGAACACCCGTAG
- a CDS encoding lysophospholipid acyltransferase family protein, whose translation MSRFVFIKAVLGPIMRLMFRTRVEGVENIPGDGPVILAGNHLTFIDSVIMPLTCDRQVFFIGKDEYVTGKGLKGRLMAWFFTGVGMVPVDRDGGRGGVAALMTGRRILEEGHVFGIYPEGTRSPDGRLYRGRTGIARLTLMTGAPVVPFAVIGTDKLQPGGAGLPRPGRVTVRFGEAMEFSRYEGMDRDRYVLRAVTDSVMTEVMRLSGQEYVDMYASKAKAA comes from the coding sequence TTGTCCCGCTTCGTGTTCATCAAGGCAGTGCTCGGTCCGATCATGCGCCTGATGTTCCGCACACGGGTGGAGGGTGTGGAGAACATCCCGGGCGACGGTCCGGTGATCCTGGCCGGCAACCACCTCACCTTCATCGATTCGGTGATCATGCCCCTGACCTGCGACCGGCAGGTCTTCTTCATCGGCAAGGACGAGTACGTCACCGGCAAGGGCCTCAAGGGCCGGCTGATGGCGTGGTTCTTCACCGGGGTCGGCATGGTCCCGGTCGACCGGGACGGCGGCCGGGGCGGGGTGGCGGCCCTGATGACCGGCCGCCGCATCCTGGAGGAGGGCCACGTCTTCGGCATCTACCCGGAGGGCACCCGCTCCCCCGACGGCCGCCTCTACCGCGGCCGCACCGGTATCGCCCGGCTCACCCTGATGACGGGCGCCCCGGTCGTCCCGTTCGCCGTCATCGGCACCGACAAGCTCCAGCCGGGCGGCGCCGGTCTGCCGCGGCCGGGCCGGGTCACGGTCCGCTTCGGCGAGGCGATGGAGTTCTCCCGCTACGAGGGCATGGACCGCGACCGCTATGTGCTGCGGGCGGTGACCGACTCGGTGATGACGGAGGTCATGCGGCTGTCGGGCCAGGAGTACGTGGACATGTACGCGAGCAAGGCGAAGGCGGCGTAG
- a CDS encoding glycerophosphodiester phosphodiesterase, translating into MGTQESDERAGGTGRRALLGAAVLGAGGAVLGVPGTASAAGTRHGGGVRSLPVPTVIGHRGASGYRPEHTFGSYELALDLGADIVEAGDLVPTRDGHLVCRHEPEIGGTTDIADHREFADRKRTKLLDGVSTTGWFTEDFTLAELKTLRATERIPANRPHNTLYDGRWEIPTFEEVLRWQNEQTRRRGKQVWIYPELKHPTYFRKLGLGTEERLARLLRKYGKDRKNSPVIIQSFEPTSIQRMSRLVRNPLAVLLSGANSRPWDFVETGDPRTTADLVTPKGLKEIASYAQGIGPTLDLIIPKDSAGRLTEPTTLVRDAHRAGLVLHPYTMRNENPFLPADFRRGGDPDAYGDVFGAFRTYFATGIDGIFTDNPDTGVLAREDYVND; encoded by the coding sequence ATGGGAACGCAGGAGTCGGACGAGCGGGCGGGCGGCACCGGACGGCGGGCGCTCCTCGGCGCGGCGGTGCTCGGCGCGGGCGGCGCCGTACTGGGCGTGCCCGGCACGGCGAGCGCCGCGGGCACCCGGCACGGCGGCGGGGTGCGGAGCCTGCCCGTCCCGACCGTCATCGGACACCGGGGCGCCAGCGGCTACCGCCCCGAGCACACCTTCGGCTCCTACGAACTGGCCCTCGACCTCGGCGCCGACATCGTCGAGGCCGGTGACCTGGTCCCCACGAGGGACGGCCACCTCGTCTGCCGGCACGAACCGGAGATCGGCGGCACCACGGACATCGCCGACCACCGGGAGTTCGCCGACCGCAAGCGCACCAAACTGCTCGACGGGGTGTCCACCACCGGCTGGTTCACCGAGGACTTCACGCTCGCCGAGCTGAAGACGCTCCGCGCCACCGAACGCATCCCGGCCAACCGCCCGCACAACACCCTCTACGACGGCCGCTGGGAGATCCCCACCTTCGAGGAGGTGCTGCGCTGGCAGAACGAGCAGACCCGCAGGCGCGGCAAGCAGGTCTGGATCTACCCCGAGCTGAAGCACCCCACCTACTTCCGCAAGCTGGGTCTCGGCACGGAGGAGCGCCTGGCCCGGCTGCTGCGCAAGTACGGCAAGGACCGCAAGAACTCGCCCGTCATCATCCAGTCCTTCGAGCCCACCAGCATCCAGCGGATGAGCAGGCTGGTCCGCAACCCCCTCGCCGTTCTGCTGTCCGGCGCGAACAGCCGCCCCTGGGACTTCGTCGAGACCGGCGACCCGCGCACCACGGCCGACCTCGTCACGCCCAAGGGGCTGAAGGAGATCGCCTCCTACGCGCAGGGCATCGGCCCGACCCTGGACCTGATCATCCCGAAGGACTCCGCGGGGCGGCTCACCGAGCCGACGACGCTCGTCCGCGACGCGCACCGCGCGGGCCTGGTCCTGCACCCCTACACGATGCGCAACGAGAACCCCTTCCTGCCCGCGGACTTCCGCAGGGGCGGCGACCCCGACGCCTACGGCGACGTATTCGGCGCGTTCCGGACGTACTTCGCCACCGGTATCGACGGCATCTTCACCGACAACCCGGACACGGGCGTGCTGGCGCGCGAGGACTACGTCAACGACTGA
- a CDS encoding sigma-70 family RNA polymerase sigma factor → MTHDLVTSLRPLLTAEASAEAYASGAEPGDLEQAVWLRLLERLEADGPPPDPHRWLRSAVRTEARRTRRRARHERPYGTEPAGVAGYAYEPERLALTAARHRALREAVRRLPGRCPRLIEALLSPRDLTYREIAGELGISQGSLGPERSRCLGCLRRLLTPEVAAG, encoded by the coding sequence ATGACGCACGACCTGGTCACCTCCCTGCGCCCGCTGCTCACCGCCGAGGCCTCGGCCGAGGCATATGCGTCCGGAGCCGAGCCCGGCGACCTGGAACAAGCCGTCTGGCTGCGCCTGCTGGAACGCCTGGAGGCCGACGGCCCGCCCCCGGACCCGCACCGCTGGCTGCGCAGCGCCGTGCGCACCGAGGCCCGCCGCACCCGCCGCAGGGCCCGTCACGAGCGGCCGTACGGGACCGAACCCGCCGGTGTCGCCGGGTACGCGTACGAGCCGGAGCGGCTCGCGCTCACCGCGGCCCGGCACCGCGCCCTGCGCGAGGCCGTGCGCCGGCTGCCGGGGCGCTGCCCCCGGCTGATCGAGGCCCTGTTGTCGCCCAGGGACCTCACATACCGGGAAATCGCGGGGGAGTTGGGTATCTCACAGGGCAGTCTTGGTCCGGAACGCTCCCGATGTCTGGGATGTCTGCGTCGATTGCTGACGCCGGAGGTTGCGGCCGGCTGA
- a CDS encoding GNAT family N-acetyltransferase produces MGMSVTISAATEQDAEQIFRLQYLCFQSEAALYANYRIDPLVQTLDSVRQEVAADCVFVARLGDEVVGSVRGRVTEDGAASIGKLCVHPRLQGHGIGARLLRAAESSLGGERGAKRFRLHTGHRSESNLRLYRRVGYETVGTAEGADGVPMIVLEKPAGTYATTA; encoded by the coding sequence ATGGGCATGAGCGTGACCATCTCGGCGGCGACCGAACAGGATGCCGAGCAGATCTTCCGGCTGCAGTACCTCTGCTTCCAGAGCGAGGCGGCGCTGTACGCCAACTACCGCATCGACCCGCTCGTCCAGACCCTGGACTCCGTGCGCCAGGAGGTCGCCGCCGACTGCGTCTTCGTGGCGCGGCTCGGCGACGAGGTCGTCGGCTCGGTGCGGGGGCGGGTGACCGAGGACGGGGCGGCGTCCATCGGCAAGCTCTGCGTCCATCCCCGCCTCCAGGGGCACGGCATCGGGGCCCGGCTGCTGCGGGCCGCCGAGTCCAGCCTGGGCGGGGAGCGCGGCGCCAAGCGGTTCCGGCTGCACACCGGGCACCGCAGCGAGAGCAACCTGCGGCTCTACCGCCGGGTCGGCTACGAGACGGTCGGGACGGCCGAGGGCGCCGACGGCGTACCCATGATCGTCCTGGAGAAGCCGGCCGGGACGTACGCGACCACGGCCTGA
- a CDS encoding HAD family hydrolase: protein MKLHAQALLFDNDGTLVSSLESVRRCWTRWAVEYGITAEQFGQVELHGRPAAEIAADLLPTARVAEAVARIEQLEVEDVPGGGVHLLPGTRAFLDALPADRWAVVTSATRRLAEARLDAVGILPKTLVAADDITRGKPDPEPYLLGARALGVDPADCVVFEDAPAGLQAGRAAGMRTVALATTHRADELDADLVVTDLSALSALATEGGVEITVRG, encoded by the coding sequence ATGAAGCTCCACGCACAAGCCCTCCTGTTCGACAACGACGGCACCCTCGTCTCCTCCCTGGAATCCGTGCGCCGCTGCTGGACGCGCTGGGCCGTCGAGTACGGGATCACCGCCGAGCAGTTCGGGCAGGTGGAACTGCACGGGCGGCCGGCCGCCGAGATAGCCGCCGACCTGCTGCCCACCGCGAGGGTCGCCGAGGCCGTCGCGCGGATCGAACAGCTGGAGGTCGAGGACGTGCCGGGCGGGGGCGTGCACCTGCTGCCCGGCACCCGCGCGTTCCTCGACGCGCTCCCGGCCGACCGCTGGGCCGTCGTCACCTCCGCCACCCGCCGCCTCGCCGAGGCCCGCCTCGACGCCGTCGGCATCCTGCCCAAGACCCTCGTGGCCGCCGACGACATCACCCGCGGCAAGCCCGACCCCGAGCCCTACCTGCTCGGCGCCCGCGCCCTGGGCGTCGACCCGGCCGACTGCGTCGTCTTCGAGGACGCCCCCGCCGGGCTCCAGGCCGGCCGGGCCGCCGGGATGCGGACCGTGGCGTTGGCCACAACCCACCGGGCCGACGAACTCGACGCCGACCTCGTCGTCACCGACCTCTCGGCCTTGTCGGCACTGGCCACCGAGGGCGGAGTCGAGATCACCGTCCGGGGCTGA
- a CDS encoding methionine ABC transporter ATP-binding protein: MITTSGLTKVYRSRGREVTALDGVDLHVREGEVYGVIGQSGAGKSSLIRCVNLLERPTAGTVTVAGADLTALAGRGPRAGRELRQARSRIGMVFQHFNLLSSRTVQDNVELPLEILGKSGKERSRKALELLDLVGLADKAKAYPAQLSGGQKQRVGIARALAGDPKVLLSDEATSALDPETTRSILQLLRDLNRQLGLTVLLITHEMDVVKSICDSAALMDRGRVVESGTVGELLATPGSELAAALFPVGGEASGDDRTVLDVTFHGEAATQPVISQLSRTYNIDISILGAAIDTVGGLQIGRMRIELPGRYEDNVVPVGFLREQGLQIDVVNETPGTPETPTTPAQSASLVKEGAK, from the coding sequence GTGATCACCACATCGGGCCTCACCAAGGTCTATCGTTCACGCGGCCGTGAGGTCACCGCCCTGGACGGCGTCGACCTGCACGTCCGCGAGGGCGAGGTGTACGGCGTCATCGGCCAGTCCGGCGCCGGCAAGTCCTCGCTCATCCGCTGCGTCAACCTCCTGGAGCGCCCCACCGCCGGCACGGTCACCGTCGCGGGAGCGGACCTCACCGCGCTGGCCGGCCGCGGCCCCCGCGCGGGCCGGGAACTGCGGCAGGCGCGCAGCCGCATCGGCATGGTCTTCCAGCACTTCAACCTGCTCTCCTCGCGGACCGTCCAGGACAACGTCGAACTACCGCTGGAAATCCTCGGCAAGTCCGGGAAGGAACGTTCCCGCAAGGCGCTGGAGCTGCTCGACCTCGTCGGTCTCGCCGACAAGGCCAAGGCCTACCCCGCCCAGCTCTCCGGCGGCCAGAAGCAGCGCGTCGGCATCGCCCGCGCCCTGGCCGGCGACCCCAAGGTCCTGCTCTCCGACGAGGCCACCAGCGCTCTCGACCCGGAGACCACCCGCTCCATCCTCCAGCTGCTGCGCGACCTGAACCGGCAGCTCGGACTGACGGTCCTGCTCATCACCCACGAGATGGACGTCGTCAAGAGCATCTGCGACTCGGCCGCACTCATGGACCGGGGCCGCGTCGTCGAGTCCGGCACGGTCGGCGAACTGCTCGCCACTCCGGGCTCCGAGCTGGCCGCCGCGCTCTTCCCGGTCGGCGGCGAGGCGTCCGGCGACGACCGCACCGTCCTCGACGTGACCTTCCACGGCGAGGCCGCCACCCAGCCCGTCATCTCCCAGCTCTCGCGCACCTACAACATCGACATATCGATCCTGGGCGCCGCCATCGACACCGTCGGCGGCCTCCAGATCGGCCGGATGCGCATCGAACTGCCCGGACGCTACGAGGACAACGTCGTGCCCGTCGGCTTCCTGCGCGAACAGGGTCTCCAGATCGACGTGGTGAACGAGACGCCGGGGACGCCGGAGACGCCGACGACACCGGCCCAGTCGGCTTCGCTGGTGAAGGAAGGTGCCAAGTGA
- a CDS encoding methionine ABC transporter permease encodes MTWSQMQPLLEQASWETLIMVGWSTLIAVVVGLPLGVLLVLTDRGGLLQNVVVNKVIGQIVNIGRSMPFIILMVALMSFTRWVTGTTIGSEAAIVPLAIGGIPFFARLVETAVREVDGGLVEAVQSMGGNTWTIVRKVLVPEALPSLIASTTTTVIALIGYSAMAGTVGGGGLGDLAVRYGYQRFEPDFMWITVALLAVAISLIQFAGDYAARTLHRRGGRGGAAPRLRLLRAKEPAAADVGKVA; translated from the coding sequence GTGACCTGGTCGCAGATGCAGCCGCTGCTGGAGCAGGCGTCCTGGGAGACCCTGATCATGGTCGGCTGGTCCACCCTGATCGCCGTCGTCGTCGGTCTGCCGCTCGGCGTGCTCCTCGTCCTCACCGACCGGGGCGGCCTGCTGCAGAACGTCGTGGTCAACAAGGTCATCGGGCAGATCGTGAACATCGGCCGCTCGATGCCGTTCATCATCCTCATGGTCGCGCTGATGAGCTTCACCCGCTGGGTCACCGGCACCACCATCGGCAGCGAGGCCGCCATCGTGCCGCTCGCCATCGGCGGCATCCCGTTCTTCGCGCGGCTCGTCGAGACCGCCGTGCGCGAGGTCGACGGAGGGCTCGTCGAGGCCGTCCAGTCCATGGGCGGCAACACCTGGACCATCGTCCGCAAGGTGCTGGTCCCCGAGGCGCTCCCGTCGCTGATCGCCAGCACCACCACCACCGTCATCGCCCTCATCGGCTACTCCGCCATGGCGGGCACCGTCGGCGGCGGCGGCCTCGGCGACCTCGCCGTCCGCTACGGCTACCAGCGCTTCGAACCCGACTTCATGTGGATCACCGTCGCGCTCCTCGCCGTCGCCATCTCGCTCATCCAGTTCGCCGGCGACTACGCGGCCCGCACCCTGCACCGCCGCGGCGGACGCGGCGGAGCCGCACCCAGGCTCCGGCTGCTCAGGGCCAAGGAGCCCGCCGCGGCCGACGTCGGCAAGGTCGCCTGA
- a CDS encoding MetQ/NlpA family ABC transporter substrate-binding protein — protein sequence MRNTAKFTTAVLAAGALTLGLTACGSDKDSASDTSGPLVVAASPTPHAEILDYVKDNLAKDAGLDLEVKEFTDYVTPNTATEDGSVGANYFQTQPYLDEFNNKNGTHIVSVVDVHLEPLGLYSHKVKKADDLKSGATVAVPNDTVNEGRALQLLAANGIITLKDGVGTAATPSDITENPKKLEFKELEAAQTPRSLDDVDAAVVNGNYAIEADLKPAQDALVLESAKGNPNSNLLAVKEGHEDDPRVKKLAKLLNSPEVKKFIEDKYAGAVLPSF from the coding sequence GTGCGTAACACCGCCAAGTTCACCACCGCCGTCCTCGCCGCCGGAGCCCTCACCCTCGGGCTGACCGCCTGCGGCTCCGACAAGGACTCCGCCTCCGACACCTCGGGACCGCTGGTCGTCGCCGCGAGCCCCACCCCGCACGCCGAGATCCTCGACTACGTCAAGGACAACCTGGCCAAGGACGCGGGCCTCGACCTCGAGGTCAAGGAGTTCACCGACTACGTCACGCCGAACACGGCGACGGAGGACGGCTCCGTGGGGGCCAACTACTTCCAGACCCAGCCCTACCTCGACGAGTTCAACAACAAGAACGGCACCCACATCGTGTCCGTCGTCGACGTGCACCTGGAGCCCCTGGGCCTCTACTCCCACAAGGTGAAGAAGGCCGACGACCTGAAGAGCGGTGCGACCGTCGCCGTCCCCAACGACACCGTCAACGAGGGCCGCGCGCTGCAGCTGCTCGCCGCCAACGGGATCATCACCCTCAAGGACGGCGTCGGCACCGCGGCGACCCCCTCGGACATCACCGAGAACCCGAAGAAGCTGGAGTTCAAGGAGCTGGAGGCGGCCCAGACCCCGCGCTCCCTGGACGACGTGGACGCCGCGGTCGTCAACGGCAACTACGCCATCGAGGCCGACCTGAAGCCCGCCCAGGACGCCCTCGTCCTGGAGAGCGCCAAGGGCAACCCGAACAGCAACCTCCTCGCCGTCAAGGAGGGCCACGAGGACGACCCGCGGGTCAAGAAGCTCGCGAAGCTCCTCAACTCGCCCGAGGTGAAGAAGTTCATCGAGGACAAGTACGCCGGCGCGGTCCTGCCCTCCTTCTGA
- a CDS encoding GNAT family N-acetyltransferase — protein MTSTFPNISISTERLVLRPLDEDDVPALAAMMNDEQVAAWTHVPQPFTEDNAATWIGDHAPAERTAGRGLDLAVTEFLTQRLVGVVQLTKTNWHVRSTELSYIVAPWARGEGYASEAALATAQWLFGDQKFERVELRTAADNTASQQVAQKIGCISEGVLRGACIARARTDDGVWTDVRTDFIVWSLLPEDLEGATGQLTDPNGFTTFTDWN, from the coding sequence ATGACGAGCACCTTCCCCAACATCTCCATCAGCACGGAGCGGTTGGTGCTGCGCCCCCTCGACGAGGACGACGTCCCCGCACTGGCCGCGATGATGAACGACGAGCAGGTCGCCGCCTGGACCCACGTCCCCCAGCCCTTCACCGAGGACAACGCCGCCACCTGGATCGGCGACCACGCCCCCGCCGAGCGCACCGCGGGCCGGGGACTCGACCTCGCCGTCACCGAGTTCCTCACCCAGCGACTGGTCGGCGTCGTCCAGCTGACCAAGACCAACTGGCACGTACGCTCCACCGAACTCTCCTACATAGTCGCCCCCTGGGCCCGGGGTGAGGGGTACGCGTCCGAGGCGGCGCTCGCCACCGCCCAGTGGCTCTTCGGCGACCAGAAGTTCGAACGCGTCGAGCTGCGCACCGCGGCCGACAACACCGCCTCCCAGCAGGTCGCCCAGAAGATCGGCTGCATCAGCGAGGGGGTGCTGCGCGGCGCCTGCATAGCGAGGGCACGCACCGACGACGGCGTCTGGACGGACGTCCGCACCGACTTCATCGTGTGGAGCCTGCTGCCGGAGGACCTCGAGGGCGCCACCGGACAGCTGACCGACCCCAACGGTTTCACCACCTTCACCGACTGGAACTGA